In Rhodothermus marinus DSM 4252, a single genomic region encodes these proteins:
- a CDS encoding DUF7009 family protein — protein MKLRLTERDVRLRLEAEDLETLRRTGRVELVTPFDAQTAFTCTLRIDAQTAVPVAHLDGAHLTVRLPIEEARRWLDSDQIGIEARQAAGPNRTLKLLIEKDIGCQHKPQARPSDVAAER, from the coding sequence ATGAAGCTACGCCTGACCGAACGCGACGTGCGCCTTCGCCTGGAGGCCGAGGATCTGGAAACGCTGCGCCGGACGGGACGCGTCGAACTCGTCACGCCGTTCGACGCGCAGACGGCCTTCACCTGCACGCTCCGCATCGATGCGCAGACGGCCGTGCCGGTCGCGCACCTGGACGGCGCGCACCTGACCGTACGGCTTCCCATCGAGGAAGCCCGGCGCTGGCTCGACAGCGACCAGATCGGCATCGAAGCGCGCCAGGCGGCCGGTCCGAACCGAACGCTCAAGCTGCTGATCGAAAAGGACATCGGCTGTCAGCACAAACCGCAGGCCCGGCCGTCCGATGTCGCCGCCGAACGCTGA
- the mobA gene encoding molybdenum cofactor guanylyltransferase, translating to MSPPNADLTALLLAGGRSRRFGTDKARAVVDGTPMLRRVYETARALTPHVLLSVRAEGDFYFDLVPPEVPRLLDPVPDAGPLAGLVAGLRAARTPWLLALACDLPFLNEATLRGLLAACSPDVDAVVPVTSDGRRQPLCALYRVETVRPVAEARLAAGGHALQALLDRLSVTTLPVPDAPLRNINTPDDLLLGHVGPERHIPGGRPSARD from the coding sequence ATGTCGCCGCCGAACGCTGACCTGACCGCACTGCTGCTGGCCGGCGGGCGCAGCCGTCGCTTCGGCACGGACAAGGCCCGTGCCGTCGTGGACGGCACGCCCATGCTTCGACGCGTCTATGAAACGGCGCGTGCGCTCACGCCGCACGTACTGCTGAGCGTCCGGGCCGAGGGCGACTTCTATTTTGATCTGGTGCCACCCGAGGTCCCCCGCTTGCTCGACCCCGTCCCGGACGCCGGTCCGCTGGCCGGACTGGTGGCGGGTCTCCGGGCGGCGCGAACGCCCTGGCTGCTGGCGCTGGCCTGTGACCTGCCCTTTCTGAACGAAGCAACGCTCCGCGGGCTGCTGGCCGCCTGTTCTCCCGACGTCGACGCCGTCGTGCCCGTCACGTCCGACGGCCGTCGCCAGCCGCTCTGCGCGCTCTACCGGGTGGAAACGGTGCGTCCGGTGGCCGAAGCCCGTCTTGCCGCCGGTGGCCACGCCCTTCAGGCCCTGCTCGACCGGCTTTCCGTCACGACACTGCCCGTCCCGGACGCACCGCTACGCAACATCAACACGCCCGACGACCTACTCCTCGGCCACGTCGGTCCGGAGCGGCACATCCCCGGCGGGCGGCCGTCTGCGCGTGACTAA